A stretch of Pseudomonas sp. CCC3.1 DNA encodes these proteins:
- the trkA gene encoding Trk system potassium transporter TrkA, protein MKIIILGAGQVGGTLAEHLASEANDITVVDTDGDRLRDLGDRLDIRTVQGRASLPNVLRQAGADDADMLVAVTNSDETNMVACQVAYTLFHTPTKIARVRESAYLTRGEELFDNDAIPVDVLISPEQVVTNYIKRLIEHPGALQVIDFAEGKAQLVAVKAYYGGPLIGQQLRQLREHMPNVDTRVAAIFRRDRPITPRGDTVIEADDEVFFIAAKANIRAVMSEMRRLDESYKRIVIAGGGQIGERLAEAIESRYQVKIIEMSPARCRYLSDTLDSTVVLQGSASDRDLMLEENIADADLFLALTNDDEANIMSSLLAKRLGAKKVMTIINNPAYVDLIQGGEIDIAISPQLATIGTLLAHVRRGDIVSVHSLRRGAAEAIEAIAHGDSKSSKVIGRRIGEIHLPPGTTIGAIIRDEEVLIAHDATVINAGDHVILFLVDKKHIRDVEKLFHVGLSFF, encoded by the coding sequence ATGAAAATCATCATCCTCGGCGCAGGACAGGTCGGCGGCACGCTGGCTGAGCATTTGGCCAGCGAGGCCAATGACATCACCGTGGTCGACACCGATGGCGACCGCCTGCGCGATTTGGGCGACCGTCTCGACATTCGTACCGTGCAAGGCCGCGCCTCGCTGCCCAACGTGTTGCGCCAGGCCGGTGCCGACGATGCCGACATGCTGGTGGCGGTGACCAACAGCGACGAGACCAACATGGTCGCGTGCCAAGTGGCCTACACGCTGTTCCACACCCCGACCAAAATCGCCCGGGTGCGCGAATCGGCCTACCTCACGCGCGGCGAAGAACTGTTCGATAACGACGCGATTCCCGTCGATGTGTTGATCAGCCCCGAGCAAGTGGTGACCAACTACATCAAGCGCCTCATTGAGCACCCCGGCGCCTTGCAGGTGATCGACTTTGCCGAAGGCAAGGCACAACTGGTGGCGGTCAAGGCGTACTACGGCGGCCCGTTGATTGGTCAGCAATTGCGCCAGCTGCGTGAGCACATGCCGAATGTGGACACGCGGGTGGCGGCGATTTTCCGACGTGATCGACCGATCACGCCTCGCGGCGACACGGTCATTGAAGCCGACGATGAGGTGTTTTTCATCGCTGCCAAAGCCAACATTCGCGCAGTGATGAGCGAAATGCGCCGGCTCGATGAAAGCTATAAACGCATTGTGATTGCCGGTGGCGGGCAGATTGGCGAGCGCTTGGCCGAGGCCATCGAAAGCCGTTATCAGGTCAAGATCATCGAGATGAGCCCGGCCCGCTGCCGTTATTTGTCCGACACGCTCGACAGCACCGTAGTGTTGCAAGGCAGCGCGTCAGACCGCGATCTGATGCTGGAAGAGAACATCGCCGACGCCGACCTGTTTCTGGCCCTGACCAACGACGACGAGGCCAACATCATGTCCTCGTTGCTGGCCAAACGCCTGGGCGCGAAAAAGGTGATGACCATCATCAACAACCCGGCCTACGTGGATTTGATTCAGGGCGGCGAGATCGACATCGCCATCAGTCCGCAGTTGGCCACCATCGGTACCTTGCTGGCCCACGTACGCCGTGGCGACATTGTCAGTGTGCACTCGCTGCGCCGGGGTGCAGCCGAAGCCATCGAGGCGATTGCCCATGGAGATTCGAAGTCGAGCAAGGTGATCGGCCGCCGTATTGGTGAAATCCACCTGCCGCCGGGCACCACGATTGGCGCAATTATTCGCGACGAAGAAGTGCTGATTGCCCACGACGCCACGGTGATCAATGCCGGCGACCACGTGATTTTGTTCCTAGTGGATAAAAAGCATATTCGCGACGTGGAAAAGCTGTTCCACGTGGGGTTGAGTTTTTTCTAA
- the rsmB gene encoding 16S rRNA (cytosine(967)-C(5))-methyltransferase RsmB, whose product MNPRLAAAKALTAVLNGKASLNSSLPLQLDKVEVRDRGLTQDLAFGTARWYPRLSALTNKLLQKPFKAADADVEALLLVGLYQLLYTRIPAHAAIGETVGCADKLKKPWAKGLLNAVLRNAQRESEALLAELEHDPVVRTAHPRWLQKSLKAFWPEQWEAICAANNAHPPMILRVNRRHKTRDAYVQLLVESGIEAQPCVYSQDGIVLAEACDVRNLPGFAEGWISVQDEAAQLAADLLDLAPGQRVLDACCAPGGKTCHILEVEPKLAGVVAVDLEAKRLVRVRENLERLGLSAELIAADGRDTATWWDGKPFQRILLDAPCSATGVIRRHPDIKLTRQPDDIAALATLQGELLDAMWPTLEVGGILLYATCSTLPTENTHVIEAFLARTPGARELDIAGQFGIKQPHGRQLLAQEGGHDGFYYAKLIKIAAARG is encoded by the coding sequence ATGAACCCGCGTCTGGCTGCCGCCAAGGCACTGACCGCCGTCCTCAACGGCAAAGCATCGCTCAACAGTTCGTTGCCACTGCAACTGGACAAGGTTGAAGTCCGCGACCGTGGCCTGACCCAGGATCTGGCGTTCGGCACCGCACGCTGGTATCCGCGCTTGTCGGCGCTGACCAACAAGCTGCTGCAAAAACCCTTCAAAGCCGCCGATGCCGACGTTGAAGCGCTGCTGTTGGTGGGGCTGTATCAATTGCTCTACACGCGCATTCCGGCACACGCCGCGATTGGCGAAACCGTGGGCTGCGCCGACAAGCTGAAAAAGCCGTGGGCCAAAGGCCTGCTGAACGCCGTGTTGCGCAACGCCCAACGCGAGAGTGAAGCCTTGCTGGCCGAGCTGGAGCACGATCCGGTGGTGCGCACCGCCCACCCGCGCTGGCTGCAAAAGTCGTTGAAAGCGTTCTGGCCTGAGCAGTGGGAAGCCATCTGCGCGGCCAACAACGCGCATCCGCCGATGATTCTGCGGGTCAATCGCCGTCACAAAACCCGTGATGCCTACGTGCAGTTGCTGGTTGAAAGCGGCATCGAAGCCCAACCATGCGTGTACAGCCAAGACGGCATCGTGCTGGCCGAAGCGTGCGACGTGCGCAACCTGCCAGGCTTTGCCGAAGGCTGGATCAGCGTGCAGGACGAAGCCGCGCAATTGGCCGCCGACCTGCTGGACCTGGCACCCGGCCAACGCGTACTCGACGCCTGCTGCGCACCCGGCGGCAAGACCTGCCACATTCTTGAGGTTGAGCCTAAGCTTGCGGGCGTGGTGGCGGTCGATCTGGAAGCCAAGCGCTTGGTGCGTGTGCGCGAAAACCTTGAGCGCCTGGGCCTGAGTGCCGAGCTGATTGCGGCCGATGGTCGCGACACCGCAACCTGGTGGGACGGCAAGCCATTCCAGCGCATCTTGCTGGATGCCCCGTGTTCGGCAACGGGCGTTATTCGCCGTCACCCGGACATCAAGCTGACCCGCCAGCCGGACGACATTGCCGCCCTCGCCACCTTGCAAGGCGAGTTGCTGGACGCGATGTGGCCTACGCTGGAAGTCGGCGGCATCCTGCTGTACGCAACGTGCTCGACGTTACCGACCGAAAATACCCACGTGATTGAAGCCTTTTTGGCCCGTACGCCGGGTGCACGAGAGCTGGATATTGCCGGGCAGTTCGGCATCAAGCAGCCGCACGGGCGCCAACTGTTGGCGCAAGAGGGCGGGCATGACGGTTTCTACTACGCCAAATTGATCAAGATCGCTGCCGCTCGCGGCTAA
- a CDS encoding lysophospholipid acyltransferase, whose translation MEKFKGALLVGALRLFAMLPWGAVQRVGSAIGWLMWKLPNRSREVVRINLAKCFPEMDPVAREQLVGQSLKDIGKSLTESACAWIWPAQRSIDLVREVEGLDVLKDALASGKGVVGITSHLGNWEVLNHFYCSQCKPIIFYRPPKLKAVDELLRKQRVQLGNRVAASTKEGILSVIKEVRKGGQVGIPADPEPAESAGIFVPFLGTMALTSKFVPNMLAGGKAVGVFLHALRLPDGSGFKVILEAAPEAMYSTDTETACAAMSQVVEKYVRAYPSQYMWSMKRFKKRPPGEARWY comes from the coding sequence GTGGAAAAGTTTAAAGGCGCCTTGCTGGTCGGGGCTTTAAGGCTGTTTGCCATGCTCCCCTGGGGCGCGGTGCAACGCGTGGGTTCGGCCATCGGCTGGCTGATGTGGAAACTGCCTAATCGCTCCCGCGAAGTGGTGCGCATCAACCTGGCCAAATGCTTCCCGGAAATGGACCCGGTTGCCCGTGAACAATTGGTCGGGCAAAGCCTTAAAGACATCGGCAAAAGCCTGACCGAGAGCGCCTGCGCCTGGATCTGGCCCGCTCAACGCTCGATTGACCTGGTGCGTGAAGTCGAAGGCCTCGATGTGCTCAAAGACGCCCTGGCGTCTGGCAAAGGCGTGGTCGGCATCACCAGTCACCTGGGCAACTGGGAAGTGCTCAACCACTTCTATTGCAGCCAGTGCAAGCCGATCATTTTTTACCGTCCACCCAAGCTCAAGGCCGTCGACGAACTGCTGCGCAAACAGCGCGTACAGCTCGGCAACCGCGTCGCCGCGTCGACCAAAGAAGGCATTTTGAGTGTCATTAAAGAAGTCCGCAAAGGCGGCCAGGTCGGCATTCCGGCAGATCCTGAGCCCGCTGAGTCGGCGGGTATCTTTGTGCCGTTTCTCGGCACCATGGCCCTGACCAGCAAGTTCGTGCCCAACATGTTGGCGGGTGGCAAAGCGGTGGGCGTGTTCCTGCACGCACTGCGCTTGCCGGACGGTTCAGGCTTTAAGGTGATTTTGGAAGCCGCGCCAGAAGCCATGTACAGCACCGACACCGAAACAGCGTGCGCGGCCATGAGCCAAGTGGTTGAAAAGTACGTACGGGCTTACCCGAGCCAATACATGTGGAGCATGAAACGCTTCAAAAAACGTCCGCCGGGTGAGGCGCGCTGGTACTGA
- the fmt gene encoding methionyl-tRNA formyltransferase: protein MTEPLRIVFAGTPEFAAEHLKALLDSPYEIVAVYTQPDRPAGRGQKLMPSPVKQLALEHNIVVMQPPTLRAPEAQADLAALKPDLLVVVAYGLILPQVVLDIPRLGCINSHASLLPRWRGAAPIQRAIEAGDAESGVTVMRMEAGLDTGPMLLKSVTPITPQDTGGSLHDRLAELGPPAVLEAIKGLAAGTLQGEVQDDSLATYAHKLNKDEARLDWARPAVELERLIRAFNPWPICHSTLNGEALKVLAATLADAKGEQGQILAASKDGLIVGCGEGALCLTRLQLPGGKALNFSDFFNSRREKFAVGTVLGAAQ, encoded by the coding sequence ATGACTGAGCCACTGCGCATCGTCTTTGCTGGCACCCCCGAATTTGCCGCTGAACACCTCAAGGCGCTGCTCGACAGTCCGTACGAGATCGTCGCGGTGTACACCCAACCGGATCGTCCGGCGGGGCGCGGGCAAAAGCTGATGCCAAGCCCGGTCAAGCAACTGGCGCTGGAACACAACATTGTGGTCATGCAGCCGCCCACCCTGCGCGCGCCAGAAGCACAAGCCGACCTCGCAGCCCTCAAGCCAGACTTGTTGGTAGTGGTAGCGTACGGCCTGATCCTGCCGCAGGTTGTGCTGGATATTCCGCGTCTGGGCTGCATTAACAGTCACGCGTCCTTGCTGCCACGCTGGCGCGGGGCGGCGCCGATTCAGCGCGCAATCGAAGCGGGCGATGCCGAAAGTGGCGTGACGGTGATGCGTATGGAGGCGGGTCTGGACACCGGCCCTATGCTGCTCAAATCCGTGACCCCCATTACCCCGCAAGACACCGGCGGCAGTCTGCATGACCGTTTGGCCGAGCTGGGGCCGCCTGCCGTGCTCGAAGCCATCAAGGGTTTGGCCGCTGGCACGCTGCAAGGCGAAGTGCAGGACGACAGCCTCGCGACCTACGCCCACAAGCTGAATAAAGACGAAGCACGCCTCGACTGGGCCCGCCCAGCAGTCGAGTTGGAGCGGCTGATTCGTGCCTTCAACCCGTGGCCGATCTGCCACAGCACGCTCAATGGCGAAGCACTGAAAGTGCTGGCCGCCACCCTGGCAGACGCGAAAGGCGAGCAGGGACAGATTCTCGCCGCCAGCAAAGACGGCCTGATCGTCGGCTGTGGCGAAGGCGCGTTGTGCCTGACACGTCTGCAATTGCCAGGCGGCAAAGCGCTGAACTTCAGTGATTTCTTCAACAGTCGTCGTGAGAAATTCGCCGTTGGCACCGTTCTGGGCGCCGCGCAATGA
- the def gene encoding peptide deformylase: MAILNILEFPDSRLRTIAKPVTVVDDSVRQLIDDMFETMYEAPGIGLAATQVNVHKRIVVMDLSEDRSEPMVFINPEFETLTDEMGQYQEGCLSVPGYYENVDRPQQVKIKALDRDGKPFEMIAEGLLAVCIQHECDHLNGKLFVDYLSTLKRDRIKKKLEKLHRQNA, from the coding sequence ATGGCTATTTTAAACATCCTCGAATTCCCAGACTCGCGTCTGCGCACCATCGCCAAACCGGTGACGGTTGTGGACGACAGCGTCCGTCAGTTGATCGATGACATGTTTGAAACCATGTACGAGGCGCCTGGCATTGGTCTGGCCGCGACCCAGGTCAACGTGCACAAGCGCATCGTGGTCATGGACCTGAGCGAAGACCGCAGCGAGCCGATGGTGTTTATCAACCCCGAGTTCGAAACCCTGACCGACGAGATGGGCCAGTACCAAGAGGGCTGCCTGTCGGTGCCGGGTTACTACGAAAACGTAGATCGCCCGCAACAAGTCAAAATCAAGGCGCTGGACCGTGACGGCAAGCCGTTTGAAATGATCGCCGAAGGCCTGCTGGCGGTGTGCATTCAGCACGAGTGCGACCACCTTAACGGCAAGCTGTTCGTCGATTACCTGTCTACGCTCAAGCGTGACCGGATCAAGAAGAAGCTGGAAAAGCTGCACCGCCAGAACGCTTGA
- the glyS gene encoding glycine--tRNA ligase subunit beta — MSAQDFLVELGTEELPPKALNTLADAFLAGIEKGLQSAGLNFSAKKVYAAPRRLAVLLTQLDTQQPDRSINIDGPPRQAAFDAEGNPTQAALGFAKKCGVELSEIDQSGPKLRFSQVIVGKPTASLLPTIVEDSLNDLPIPKRMRWGARKEEFVRPTQWLVMLLGDDVIDCTILAQKAGRDSRGHRFHHPENVRITAPANYLEDLRKAHVLADFNERRELISKRVAELATMQEGTAIVPPSLLDEVTALVEWPVPLVCSFEERFLDVPQEALITTMQDNQKYFCLLDVDGKLLPRFITVANIESKDPKQIISGNEKVVRPRLTDAEFFFKQDKKQTLESFNLRLQNVVFQAQLGSVFDKAERVSKLSAFIAPRIGGDAQRAARAGLLSKCDLATEMVGEFPEMQGIAGYYYALNDGEPEDVALALNEQYMPRGAGAELPTTLTGAAVAIADKLDTLVGIFGIGMLPTGSKDPYALRRAALGILRILIDKKLDLDLTEAVNFAVSAFGAKIKSAGLADQVLEFIFDRLRARYEDEGVDVATYLSVRALQPRSALDFDQRVQAVQAFRQLPEAAALAAVNKRVSNLLSKVEGKISTNVEAKFFDNASEFSLYSAIQKADEAVQPMAAARQYNEALTRLASLREPVDAFFEAVMINAEDASVRANRYALLARLRSLFLGVADISLLS; from the coding sequence ATGAGTGCTCAAGATTTTCTGGTTGAACTGGGCACTGAAGAACTGCCGCCAAAAGCCCTCAATACCCTGGCCGATGCATTTTTGGCCGGTATCGAAAAAGGCCTGCAAAGCGCCGGTCTGAACTTCAGCGCGAAAAAAGTCTATGCCGCACCGCGTCGTCTGGCCGTGCTGCTGACCCAACTCGACACGCAACAGCCTGATCGCAGCATCAACATCGACGGCCCGCCACGTCAGGCCGCGTTCGACGCTGAAGGCAACCCGACTCAAGCAGCCCTTGGTTTTGCCAAGAAGTGCGGCGTTGAGTTGAGCGAAATCGATCAAAGCGGTCCAAAACTGCGTTTCAGCCAGGTGATCGTCGGCAAGCCGACCGCCAGCCTGCTGCCGACCATCGTGGAAGACTCGCTGAACGACCTGCCAATCCCTAAGCGCATGCGCTGGGGTGCACGCAAAGAAGAGTTCGTGCGTCCAACCCAATGGCTGGTCATGCTGCTGGGCGATGACGTTATCGACTGCACCATCCTTGCGCAAAAGGCGGGCCGTGACTCCCGTGGTCACCGTTTCCACCACCCGGAAAACGTGCGCATCACCGCGCCTGCCAACTACCTCGAAGACTTGCGCAAAGCTCACGTGCTGGCGGATTTCAATGAGCGTCGCGAGCTGATTTCCAAGCGTGTGGCCGAACTGGCCACGATGCAGGAAGGTACAGCCATCGTGCCGCCAAGCCTGCTCGACGAAGTGACCGCACTGGTTGAATGGCCGGTGCCGCTGGTGTGCTCGTTCGAAGAGCGCTTCCTGGATGTGCCGCAAGAAGCCCTGATCACCACCATGCAGGACAACCAGAAGTATTTCTGCCTGCTGGACGTTGATGGCAAGCTGCTGCCGCGCTTTATCACCGTGGCCAACATCGAGAGCAAAGACCCGAAGCAAATCATCTCGGGTAACGAGAAAGTGGTTCGCCCGCGTCTGACCGATGCTGAGTTCTTCTTCAAGCAAGACAAAAAGCAGACGCTGGAAAGCTTCAACCTGCGCCTGCAAAACGTGGTGTTCCAGGCGCAACTGGGCAGCGTTTTCGACAAGGCCGAGCGCGTGTCCAAGCTGTCCGCGTTCATCGCGCCACGCATTGGCGGTGACGCTCAGCGCGCAGCCCGTGCAGGCTTGCTGTCCAAGTGCGACCTTGCCACCGAAATGGTTGGCGAGTTCCCGGAAATGCAAGGTATTGCCGGTTACTACTACGCCCTCAACGATGGCGAGCCAGAAGATGTCGCGCTGGCGCTGAATGAGCAGTACATGCCGCGCGGTGCTGGCGCTGAACTGCCGACCACCCTGACCGGTGCAGCGGTGGCCATCGCCGACAAGCTCGACACTCTGGTCGGCATTTTCGGTATCGGCATGCTGCCTACCGGCAGCAAAGACCCGTACGCACTGCGTCGCGCAGCGCTGGGTATCTTGCGCATTCTGATCGACAAGAAGCTCGACCTAGACCTGACCGAAGCGGTGAATTTCGCCGTGTCAGCGTTCGGCGCCAAGATCAAGTCGGCCGGTTTGGCGGATCAAGTGCTGGAATTCATCTTCGACCGTCTGCGTGCACGTTACGAAGACGAAGGCGTGGACGTGGCGACTTACCTGTCGGTACGTGCGTTGCAGCCGCGTTCGGCACTGGACTTCGATCAGCGCGTACAAGCTGTTCAGGCGTTCCGCCAATTGCCGGAAGCCGCTGCACTGGCCGCAGTGAACAAGCGCGTATCGAACCTGCTGAGCAAGGTTGAAGGCAAGATTTCGACCAACGTTGAAGCCAAGTTCTTCGACAACGCCAGCGAGTTCTCGCTGTACTCGGCCATTCAAAAGGCTGACGAAGCGGTACAACCGATGGCAGCTGCCCGTCAGTACAACGAAGCACTGACCCGTCTGGCCTCGCTGCGCGAGCCGGTGGATGCGTTCTTTGAAGCGGTGATGATCAACGCTGAAGACGCCAGTGTGCGCGCCAACCGCTACGCGCTGCTGGCGCGCTTGCGCAGCCTGTTCCTGGGCGTTGCTGATATTTCGTTGCTGAGCTAA
- the dprA gene encoding DNA-processing protein DprA, with protein sequence MSMSDISPAELEARLRLHRLPEVGTQRYHGLFRAFGSASSALSAPASAWRALGLPAVSSDARRSPEIRDGASAAMRWLEGCKHHVVLHDQPDYPALLGEIKDPPPLLFVAGDPSILEKPQLAMVGSRRASRPGMDTAAAFSRCLAGAGFVITSGLALGIDGAAHQAALDVGGQTIGVLGTGLEKLYPQRHRALADAMIESGSAVVSEFPLDAGPLPANFPRRNRIISGLSLGVLVVEASVASGSLITARLAAEQGREVYALPGSIHHPGARGCHQLIRDGATLVETVEHILEGLRGWRSMPLSTPELFTHSCHPLVQLLQAAPHTSEALACASGWDLPRLLAALTELELDGHVVLEGGRWFARAS encoded by the coding sequence ATGTCGATGTCTGATATTTCCCCGGCAGAGCTGGAAGCCCGTTTGCGTTTGCATCGCTTGCCTGAGGTGGGCACACAGCGTTATCACGGCCTGTTCCGGGCCTTTGGCTCGGCCAGTTCGGCGCTCAGCGCCCCCGCTAGCGCGTGGCGGGCGTTGGGGCTGCCAGCGGTGAGCAGCGATGCACGTCGCAGCCCCGAAATTCGTGATGGTGCCAGCGCTGCAATGCGCTGGCTTGAGGGCTGCAAGCACCATGTGGTGTTGCATGATCAGCCCGATTACCCCGCGTTACTGGGCGAAATCAAAGACCCACCGCCATTGCTGTTCGTGGCGGGTGACCCTTCGATTCTGGAAAAGCCGCAACTGGCGATGGTCGGTAGCCGCCGGGCCTCAAGGCCGGGGATGGACACCGCAGCGGCCTTTTCGCGTTGTCTGGCAGGCGCAGGCTTTGTGATCACCAGCGGGCTGGCACTGGGCATCGACGGGGCCGCGCATCAGGCGGCACTGGACGTCGGCGGGCAAACAATTGGTGTACTGGGCACCGGCCTGGAAAAACTTTATCCACAGCGCCATCGTGCGCTGGCCGACGCCATGATCGAGAGCGGTAGCGCGGTGGTTTCGGAGTTCCCGCTGGACGCCGGGCCGCTGCCGGCAAACTTCCCGCGGCGAAACAGAATCATCAGCGGTTTGTCGTTGGGCGTGTTGGTGGTCGAGGCCAGCGTGGCCAGCGGTTCACTCATCACCGCCCGCCTGGCGGCCGAACAAGGCCGCGAGGTGTACGCGCTGCCGGGTTCTATCCACCACCCCGGCGCGCGGGGCTGTCATCAATTGATCCGGGATGGCGCTACTTTGGTTGAAACCGTCGAACACATCCTCGAAGGCTTGCGCGGCTGGCGTTCGATGCCGTTGTCCACGCCTGAACTGTTTACTCACAGCTGTCATCCATTAGTGCAATTGTTGCAGGCAGCGCCCCACACCAGTGAAGCGCTGGCGTGTGCCAGCGGTTGGGACTTGCCCCGGCTGCTGGCCGCGCTGACCGAACTGGAGCTCGACGGGCACGTAGTGCTTGAGGGCGGGCGTTGGTTTGCTCGCGCCAGCTAA
- the glyQ gene encoding glycine--tRNA ligase subunit alpha — translation MSQPTPAVRTFQDLILALQQYWAEQGCVVLQPYDMEVGAGTFHTATFLRSLGPETWNAAYVQPSRRPTDGRYGENPNRLQHYYQFQVVLKPNPPNFQELYLGSLKHIGLDPLVHDIRFVEDNWESPTLGAWGLGWEIWLNGMEVTQFTYFQQVGGIECYPVTGEITYGLERLAMYLQGVDSVYDLVWTDGPFGKVTYGDVFHQNEVEQSTYNFEHANVDKLFELFDFYESEAKRLIELDQPLPLPSYEMVLKASHTFNLLDARRAISVTARQQYILRVRTLARSVAQAYLEARAKLGFPMAPPDLRDEVLAKLEAAQ, via the coding sequence GTGAGCCAGCCTACGCCAGCAGTGCGTACCTTCCAAGACTTGATCCTCGCCCTCCAGCAATACTGGGCCGAGCAAGGTTGTGTGGTGCTTCAGCCCTACGATATGGAAGTGGGCGCCGGCACTTTCCATACCGCCACGTTTTTGCGCTCTCTGGGCCCAGAAACCTGGAACGCCGCTTATGTGCAGCCCAGTCGTCGCCCGACTGACGGCCGCTACGGCGAAAACCCGAACCGTTTGCAGCACTACTACCAGTTCCAGGTGGTATTGAAGCCCAATCCGCCAAACTTTCAGGAGCTGTACCTGGGCTCCCTGAAGCACATCGGCCTGGACCCGCTGGTTCACGACATCCGTTTCGTCGAAGACAACTGGGAATCGCCAACACTGGGCGCCTGGGGTCTGGGCTGGGAAATCTGGCTCAACGGTATGGAAGTCACGCAGTTCACGTACTTCCAGCAAGTGGGCGGCATTGAGTGCTACCCGGTAACCGGCGAAATCACCTACGGCCTTGAGCGTCTGGCGATGTACTTGCAAGGCGTAGATTCCGTCTACGACCTGGTCTGGACTGACGGCCCGTTCGGCAAAGTGACCTACGGCGACGTGTTCCATCAGAACGAAGTCGAGCAGTCGACTTACAACTTTGAGCACGCCAACGTCGACAAGCTGTTTGAGCTGTTCGATTTCTATGAAAGCGAAGCCAAGCGCCTGATCGAACTCGACCAGCCGCTGCCGCTGCCAAGCTACGAAATGGTGCTCAAGGCATCGCACACCTTCAACCTGCTGGACGCGCGCCGGGCTATTTCGGTGACGGCACGCCAGCAGTACATCCTGCGTGTGCGGACCCTGGCACGTTCGGTGGCGCAGGCGTATCTCGAAGCACGCGCCAAGCTGGGCTTCCCGATGGCTCCACCTGATTTGCGTGATGAAGTGTTGGCTAAGTTGGAGGCTGCACAATGA
- a CDS encoding L-threonylcarbamoyladenylate synthase — protein MLSTWRVQQAARAIRAGAVIAYPTEAVWGLGCDPWDEDAVERLLAIKSRSVDKGLILVADNIHQFDFLFEDFPQAWLDRMASTWPGPNTWLVPHQGLLPEWITGQHETVALRVSDHPQVRELCSLVGPIVSTSANPAGLPAARTRLKVEQYFRGQVDYVLGGNLGGRKNPSLIRDLATGKVVRPS, from the coding sequence ATGCTCAGCACCTGGCGCGTCCAACAAGCAGCAAGAGCCATTCGCGCAGGCGCGGTGATCGCCTACCCTACCGAAGCTGTCTGGGGGTTGGGTTGCGACCCTTGGGATGAAGACGCGGTGGAGCGCTTGCTGGCGATTAAATCTCGATCTGTGGATAAAGGCCTGATTCTGGTTGCCGACAACATTCACCAATTCGACTTTTTGTTCGAAGACTTCCCGCAAGCGTGGCTTGACCGCATGGCCAGCACCTGGCCGGGGCCGAACACTTGGCTGGTGCCGCATCAGGGCTTATTGCCGGAATGGATCACCGGCCAGCACGAAACCGTTGCGTTGCGGGTGAGCGATCATCCACAGGTGCGTGAGTTGTGCTCGTTGGTGGGGCCCATCGTCTCGACGTCAGCCAACCCGGCGGGTTTACCGGCGGCGCGGACGCGACTGAAGGTTGAGCAGTACTTTCGAGGGCAAGTTGATTACGTCTTGGGCGGCAATCTGGGCGGGCGAAAAAACCCGAGCCTGATCCGTGATTTGGCGACCGGCAAGGTTGTGCGTCCTTCCTGA
- a CDS encoding DNA-3-methyladenine glycosylase I: protein MPRCFWCPDDPLYAAYHDQEWGVPLRDAHGLFELLLLEGFQAGLSWITVLRKREHYRKVMFGFDVQRLAVMTDAEIEALLLDPGIVRNRLKVTGARRNAQAWLALKDPVEFLWSFVGGQPKINHFTERHEFPAVTPEAEAMSKGLKKAGFTFVGPTICYAFMQASGMVMDHGTTCDRYAELSNAG, encoded by the coding sequence ATGCCACGTTGTTTCTGGTGCCCTGACGACCCGCTGTATGCGGCCTATCACGATCAAGAGTGGGGCGTGCCGTTGCGCGATGCGCATGGGCTCTTCGAGTTGTTATTGCTCGAAGGGTTCCAGGCGGGTTTGTCATGGATCACCGTTTTGCGTAAACGCGAGCACTATCGAAAGGTCATGTTCGGTTTTGATGTGCAGCGTTTGGCGGTCATGACCGACGCTGAAATAGAGGCCTTGCTGCTGGATCCGGGCATCGTGCGCAACCGTTTGAAAGTCACCGGTGCACGGCGCAACGCCCAAGCCTGGCTGGCGCTTAAAGACCCGGTAGAGTTTTTATGGTCGTTTGTCGGCGGCCAGCCGAAGATCAACCATTTCACCGAACGCCATGAATTCCCGGCCGTGACACCCGAAGCCGAAGCCATGAGCAAAGGGCTGAAAAAAGCCGGATTTACGTTTGTTGGCCCGACCATCTGCTACGCCTTCATGCAGGCCAGCGGCATGGTCATGGACCACGGCACCACGTGCGACCGCTACGCTGAGCTGTCCAACGCCGGGTAG
- a CDS encoding tetratricopeptide repeat protein, whose amino-acid sequence MLESLEKMLAKGVDNALLRFGLGKGYLDLGDNLKAAEHLQRCVEFDPKYSAAWKLLGKAQLAAGDRAAARTAWEQGLSAAQAHGDKQAEKEMTVFLKKLEKQQPSP is encoded by the coding sequence ATGCTGGAGTCACTGGAAAAAATGCTGGCCAAGGGTGTGGATAACGCTTTATTGCGCTTTGGTTTAGGCAAGGGTTATCTCGACCTTGGGGATAACCTCAAGGCGGCGGAGCATTTGCAGCGTTGTGTTGAATTTGACCCCAAGTACTCCGCAGCCTGGAAGTTGCTGGGCAAAGCCCAGTTAGCGGCGGGGGATCGTGCAGCAGCGCGCACAGCGTGGGAGCAGGGGCTCAGTGCAGCCCAAGCCCATGGCGACAAACAGGCCGAAAAAGAAATGACCGTGTTTTTGAAGAAGCTGGAAAAGCAACAGCCCTCACCCTAG